The following proteins come from a genomic window of Edaphobacter sp. 4G125:
- a CDS encoding PadR family transcriptional regulator — translation MPSIKKQEKQRGAVLQGTLDMLILRTLLYGPAHGHQIGKHIQRTTNDFLQMQHGSLYPALHRLEQQGWVTAKWEMAPDRNREFKYYQLTEKGRKQLQIEESQWKQMMEAVARVMWPATEEN, via the coding sequence ATGCCTTCTATCAAAAAACAGGAGAAGCAACGCGGGGCGGTTCTGCAGGGAACGCTGGATATGCTGATCCTCCGGACACTGCTCTATGGTCCTGCCCACGGACATCAGATCGGGAAGCACATCCAGCGAACGACAAATGATTTTCTGCAAATGCAGCATGGCTCGCTCTATCCGGCTTTGCACCGCCTCGAGCAACAGGGCTGGGTTACTGCGAAATGGGAGATGGCTCCTGATCGCAACCGGGAATTCAAGTACTACCAGCTGACAGAAAAAGGCAGAAAGCAGCTCCAGATCGAAGAATCACAGTGGAAGCAGATGATGGAAGCAGTCGCCCGCGTGATGTGGCCTGCCACTGAGGAGAACTGA
- a CDS encoding ribonuclease R family protein, translating to MSGHPYKYTDRELIHRIERSAGQRAGYKQLIRELGLGGGRERRLLLEQLARITARGALVKIDHDHWSLPSAAPAKTARPQRTTVAEQHPTRDRLVAGRIDMHRDGYAFVRPNGSGDREQDLFIPPNELNGAMQGDEVLVDEAPRDREGRRSGRVARVLTRRNPTVVGIFHYARSHRRSPWEDLPLAKGNYVTPFDERMTQPILIVEGDEIVAESAATPHRVLGEEAQEQKRLWTAAENPNTPLEGLAVDVEITGFPSLGRPARGRVIEVLGPPDAFGVDVEIVIRKHHLPHTFPTNVLAEAADSAKQTVDALDADEIARRRDFRGLPIVTIDGETARDFDDAVYVEPLPNGNWQLQVHIADVSYYVRPGTALDLEARLRGTSVYFPDRAIPMLPNELSSGMCSLRPDEDRLVQSCLMEIDTRGEVVGFEVCEGIIRSARRMTYTQVQAIIDGDQEIRSQFAELTPEFERMHELALKLNAKRKHRGSLDFDLPEPVVLFDPDGNMQSIVRSERGWSHRLIEEFMLAANECVAHWIEAQGIPGIYRIHETPDPKRIVEFEETAAQFGYTLGFSNLPVKRVTTRGDRRDTRNSGRRTQTHEIPDAIPVTPQMYQRLTAKIQGKPEERILSYLMLRSLKQARYSETNVGHFALASPSYTHFTSPIRRYPDLIVHRLLRYLLQAGANPNGFAIPSTEPQPWGENAIARPNMKQKGEHEGPLPEDELNAIAAESSQAERRADDAERELIEWKKIRFMQDRVGEDFRGIILSCTKYGFFVELDELFIEGMVPIASLQDDRYFFRDTDRTIVGGRNGRVFKIGDRVHVLLDRIDRQQQRLQFALMPSEYEATGSSRSLRKSNKGPKEYGEALTKKGKKKAKPRKIKNRNAKGRRR from the coding sequence ATGTCAGGGCATCCTTATAAGTACACCGATCGCGAGCTGATCCACCGCATCGAGCGCTCTGCCGGACAGCGCGCCGGCTACAAGCAACTCATCCGCGAGCTTGGACTTGGAGGCGGACGCGAACGCCGCCTCCTTCTTGAACAACTCGCCCGCATCACTGCCCGCGGTGCTCTGGTCAAGATTGACCACGATCACTGGAGTCTCCCTTCCGCCGCACCGGCCAAGACTGCGCGTCCTCAGCGGACCACCGTGGCTGAGCAGCATCCAACTCGCGATCGTCTCGTCGCCGGGCGCATCGACATGCACCGCGACGGCTACGCCTTCGTCCGACCCAACGGTAGCGGCGATCGCGAACAGGATCTCTTCATCCCGCCCAATGAACTCAACGGAGCCATGCAGGGCGACGAGGTGCTCGTCGATGAAGCTCCGCGCGATCGCGAAGGACGGCGATCCGGACGCGTCGCTCGTGTACTCACGCGACGCAACCCGACGGTCGTCGGCATCTTCCACTATGCCCGCTCGCACCGGCGCAGCCCGTGGGAAGACCTCCCTCTGGCCAAGGGAAACTATGTCACTCCATTCGACGAACGGATGACGCAACCGATCCTTATCGTCGAAGGCGACGAGATCGTTGCAGAATCTGCCGCGACACCGCACCGTGTCCTCGGCGAAGAAGCGCAAGAACAGAAGCGCCTCTGGACCGCCGCCGAAAATCCAAATACTCCGCTCGAGGGACTCGCCGTCGATGTCGAGATCACCGGTTTTCCATCGCTAGGTCGCCCAGCGCGAGGACGCGTTATCGAGGTACTTGGTCCGCCCGACGCATTCGGGGTCGATGTCGAAATCGTCATCCGCAAGCATCATCTCCCGCATACGTTTCCAACGAACGTTCTCGCAGAAGCCGCAGACTCAGCGAAGCAGACAGTAGATGCGCTCGACGCCGATGAAATCGCACGACGCCGCGACTTCCGTGGACTCCCTATCGTCACCATCGATGGCGAAACCGCACGCGACTTCGACGACGCCGTCTATGTCGAGCCGTTGCCGAATGGAAACTGGCAACTCCAGGTCCACATCGCGGACGTCAGCTACTACGTTCGGCCTGGAACAGCACTCGACCTCGAAGCTCGACTGCGCGGAACCTCGGTTTACTTTCCCGACCGAGCCATCCCGATGCTTCCCAACGAGCTTTCGAGCGGAATGTGCAGCCTCCGGCCCGACGAAGACCGCCTGGTGCAGAGTTGCCTGATGGAGATCGATACTCGAGGTGAGGTCGTCGGCTTCGAGGTCTGCGAAGGAATCATCCGCAGCGCGCGGCGAATGACTTACACGCAGGTGCAGGCGATCATCGATGGCGACCAGGAGATACGTTCGCAGTTTGCAGAGCTTACTCCAGAGTTCGAGCGTATGCACGAGCTTGCCCTCAAACTCAACGCCAAACGCAAGCATCGAGGCTCACTCGACTTCGATTTGCCCGAGCCGGTTGTGCTGTTCGACCCTGACGGGAACATGCAGTCCATCGTTCGCTCCGAGCGCGGCTGGTCGCACCGATTGATCGAAGAGTTCATGCTTGCTGCCAACGAGTGCGTCGCTCACTGGATCGAGGCACAGGGGATCCCGGGAATCTACCGCATCCACGAGACACCCGATCCGAAGCGCATCGTTGAATTCGAAGAAACGGCAGCGCAGTTCGGTTACACGCTTGGCTTCAGCAACCTTCCGGTCAAACGCGTGACCACACGCGGAGATCGTCGCGACACACGCAATTCGGGCCGTCGCACTCAGACACACGAGATTCCCGATGCGATTCCCGTCACGCCGCAGATGTATCAACGTCTGACAGCAAAGATTCAGGGCAAGCCGGAGGAACGCATCCTCTCCTACCTGATGCTGCGCTCACTCAAACAGGCACGCTATAGCGAGACGAACGTCGGTCACTTCGCGCTCGCTTCGCCCAGCTACACGCACTTTACCTCGCCGATCCGCCGCTATCCGGACCTGATCGTGCACCGCCTGCTTCGTTACCTGCTGCAAGCAGGAGCGAACCCGAACGGCTTCGCGATCCCCAGCACCGAACCGCAACCCTGGGGTGAAAATGCGATAGCTCGGCCCAATATGAAGCAAAAAGGGGAGCATGAAGGACCGCTCCCCGAGGACGAGCTAAACGCCATCGCTGCCGAGTCCAGCCAGGCCGAACGACGCGCCGACGACGCAGAACGCGAGCTGATCGAGTGGAAGAAGATTCGCTTCATGCAGGATCGCGTAGGCGAAGACTTCAGGGGCATCATCCTCTCCTGCACGAAGTACGGCTTCTTCGTTGAGCTGGATGAGCTATTCATCGAAGGCATGGTTCCTATCGCCAGCCTGCAGGACGATCGTTACTTCTTCCGCGACACCGATCGAACGATTGTTGGCGGACGCAATGGCCGCGTCTTCAAGATCGGAGACAGGGTTCACGTCCTTCTGGACCGCATCGACCGCCAGCAGCAACGGCTGCAATTCGCCCTGATGCCTTCGGAATATGAGGCCACCGGCTCCTCGCGCTCCTTGCGAAAATCCAATAAGGGGCCAAAAGAGTACGGTGAGGCGCTAACGAAGAAAGGCAAGAAAAAGGCGAAACCCAGGAAGATCAAAAATCGAAACGCAAAGGGTCGGCGACGGTAG
- a CDS encoding oxidative damage protection protein produces MAHMVFCTKYKAEMEGLDEPPFDSDFGQKIYKNVSKKAWGEWVERQKMLLNEYRLQPWTREAQEFLVEQMNEFFFGEGGDLPKEYVPPTA; encoded by the coding sequence ATGGCACATATGGTGTTTTGCACAAAGTACAAGGCCGAGATGGAAGGTCTGGACGAGCCGCCGTTTGATTCAGACTTTGGCCAGAAGATCTACAAGAATGTCTCGAAGAAGGCTTGGGGCGAATGGGTGGAGCGTCAGAAGATGCTTTTGAATGAATATCGCTTGCAGCCCTGGACTCGTGAGGCCCAGGAGTTCCTGGTAGAGCAGATGAACGAGTTCTTCTTTGGTGAGGGTGGAGACCTCCCGAAAGAATATGTTCCTCCCACTGCCTAA
- a CDS encoding PEP-CTERM sorting domain-containing protein, which translates to MPARFAWLSVVALLFVSPLVYADPLPPSTAAIYTFAVTGSGSLNGVSFTDQLITFTTDTTLATVSTLTGGTIDRALNVPTTVSVSGVGSDSLTDNISFVVARSSYPNAGISDHTLGLGLVVLQSSAFGNISMFDSVGPVTGTGLPHYYAVTTPTSNGSLYLSDITSGSYTALIGEQPSVVPEPSSLLLLGTGIVGVAASVRKRLA; encoded by the coding sequence ATGCCTGCACGTTTTGCCTGGTTGTCTGTAGTTGCGCTTCTCTTCGTTTCGCCTCTTGTATATGCAGACCCACTGCCACCGTCAACAGCGGCAATCTACACGTTCGCGGTAACCGGTTCGGGATCTCTCAATGGGGTCTCGTTCACAGATCAACTCATCACCTTTACGACTGACACCACACTCGCGACTGTCTCTACGCTCACCGGTGGCACGATAGATCGCGCATTGAATGTGCCGACCACGGTGTCTGTCTCGGGCGTGGGATCGGATAGCCTAACCGACAATATCTCCTTCGTTGTGGCTCGTTCCAGCTACCCAAATGCTGGTATTTCGGACCATACGCTGGGTCTGGGCCTGGTGGTGTTGCAGAGCAGTGCATTTGGCAATATCAGCATGTTTGATAGTGTGGGGCCTGTGACCGGGACTGGCCTTCCTCACTACTATGCAGTTACGACTCCAACGAGCAACGGCTCCCTCTATCTCAGCGATATTACGTCAGGAAGCTATACCGCATTGATCGGTGAACAGCCGTCGGTGGTTCCAGAGCCTTCGTCGCTGTTGCTTCTGGGTACCGGAATAGTGGGTGTTGCCGCTTCGGTTCGGAAACGGCTTGCATAG
- a CDS encoding peroxiredoxin, translating to MSLRLNDTAPNFTANTTLGAINFHEWLDGQWAVLFSHPKDFTPVCTTELGYVARIEQEFANRNTKVIGLSVDPIEDHSKWAVDIEETQGARVNYPMIGDTDLAVAKLYDMLPAEETGTCEGRTAATNATVRSVFVIGPDKKIKMTMTYPMGTGRNFDEILRVLDSLQLTAKHKVSTPANWKQGEDIIIVPSVSSDDAKTMFPGGWKTLKPYLRIAAQPD from the coding sequence ATGTCGCTTCGACTTAACGATACCGCGCCTAATTTCACAGCAAACACGACGCTGGGCGCAATTAATTTTCATGAATGGCTCGATGGCCAATGGGCCGTGCTCTTCTCCCATCCCAAAGATTTCACTCCGGTATGCACGACCGAACTGGGATACGTGGCCAGGATCGAGCAGGAGTTTGCCAATCGCAATACAAAGGTGATCGGACTTTCGGTTGACCCTATTGAAGACCACAGCAAGTGGGCCGTGGACATCGAAGAGACGCAAGGGGCCCGCGTGAATTACCCGATGATTGGGGACACGGACCTCGCGGTCGCCAAGCTTTACGACATGCTTCCGGCGGAAGAGACAGGAACTTGCGAAGGTCGCACCGCTGCGACCAACGCCACGGTACGTTCTGTCTTCGTGATCGGTCCCGACAAGAAGATCAAGATGACGATGACTTACCCGATGGGTACGGGCCGAAACTTTGATGAAATTCTGCGCGTGTTGGACTCCCTGCAGCTGACAGCGAAGCACAAGGTATCCACTCCGGCGAACTGGAAGCAGGGGGAGGACATCATCATCGTCCCATCCGTTTCGAGTGATGATGCCAAAACGATGTTCCCAGGTGGTTGGAAGACACTGAAACCCTATCTCCGCATAGCGGCTCAGCCCGATTAG
- a CDS encoding winged helix-turn-helix domain-containing protein, whose product MNDTARIFLFGPFSFDLAQQELRRRTRRVHLSVSLLKLLTLFLTRHGELITREEIALTLWEDSNTIDVVTGINTAVRRLRAQLDDDPATPTYIETVIGLGYRFIAPVEEIEDSRNTDHERPPVQEVVTLEEADLNTAALVESPSESGEDTSWKAQPPLQTERHRFMSPRILFGVATLLLLALGAAAMRHRSARLAASPGGTSHLSPSLTQITFNDEENRITSEAISPDGQLVAYSDRYGISVHNLGDGTDHLLTSPSSFQANRLAWHPGRNWLLVSGSNLLSHRSEVWVVYLHGEVPHLLVDDAGLAVASPDGNHIAYTRAGNSEIWLADEDGENAHLLIPKRNRDRFTCLLWSPEGDRLIDDRVSAASDPSTNSAGADPSPRSTYESVDVRTGKLLSKQENIQFDSGFLLKDGRFFHPEKTGDFDGAKIMMIPTDRSTGQFLSHPQAVSTSQVPDVWGPPGVLSASSNGNWIGTVLSSRTSDVYVAEIHWPGPTLIKATRLTDHSRNNYPHTWTPNGDAVLFDRNDRNAVIGKERLGEAKMEVVAQLPNIAAMAEFSPDGKWILFTEFAGSPSHAVGIFSVPSEGGKPTQLHTTGTIEEFHCPTSSKGSCVMRETNDNQESVFYALDPVQGMQQEVARIPWEPNILGDWSVSPDGAIVAIANHDPENPDIQLVPLSPHRSIQPSTIPVPGFGAMRGVTWASDAKGFFVETKTTTSYNLLYVNQAGHVTLLRQSPIAIWGVPSRDGKKLAFPSLTVTSNVWAGRTSPP is encoded by the coding sequence ATGAACGACACTGCAAGAATTTTCCTGTTTGGCCCCTTCAGCTTTGATTTGGCCCAACAGGAGCTGCGCAGGCGTACACGGCGCGTGCATCTCTCTGTCTCTCTCCTCAAGCTGCTCACGCTTTTTCTTACACGACACGGTGAACTGATTACACGCGAGGAGATTGCTCTCACACTTTGGGAGGACAGCAACACCATTGATGTTGTCACAGGGATCAACACGGCTGTGAGGCGGCTAAGAGCACAGCTGGACGACGATCCCGCTACACCCACCTATATTGAGACCGTGATCGGGCTCGGGTATCGGTTCATCGCGCCCGTGGAGGAGATTGAAGACTCGAGGAATACTGACCACGAACGTCCACCCGTCCAGGAAGTGGTCACGCTCGAGGAGGCAGATCTTAACACTGCTGCTCTCGTAGAAAGCCCGTCCGAATCAGGGGAGGACACATCGTGGAAAGCTCAACCCCCTTTACAGACCGAACGCCATCGTTTCATGTCTCCGAGGATTCTTTTTGGTGTAGCGACTTTATTACTGTTGGCGCTGGGCGCTGCCGCCATGAGACATCGCTCAGCCAGGCTGGCTGCATCGCCAGGGGGGACATCTCATCTCAGTCCATCTCTGACTCAGATCACCTTCAATGATGAAGAGAACAGGATCACATCGGAAGCCATCTCTCCCGACGGACAATTAGTAGCCTATAGCGATCGTTATGGTATCTCGGTCCATAATTTGGGCGACGGTACAGATCACCTGCTCACCTCGCCGTCCTCCTTCCAGGCCAACCGGCTGGCCTGGCATCCCGGTAGAAATTGGTTGCTAGTTAGCGGCAGTAACCTGCTTAGTCACAGAAGTGAGGTCTGGGTTGTTTATTTGCACGGAGAGGTACCACACCTGTTAGTCGACGATGCGGGATTGGCAGTTGCTAGCCCAGATGGCAACCACATTGCTTATACACGCGCAGGGAACAGCGAAATATGGCTTGCCGATGAAGACGGAGAAAATGCTCATCTGTTAATCCCCAAAAGGAATAGAGACAGATTTACCTGTCTGCTTTGGTCACCTGAAGGGGATCGGTTGATCGACGACCGAGTAAGTGCAGCCAGTGATCCCTCCACAAATTCAGCCGGCGCCGATCCATCTCCACGATCAACATACGAGTCCGTGGATGTTCGCACTGGAAAACTGCTGAGCAAGCAGGAAAATATTCAGTTTGATTCTGGATTTCTGCTCAAGGACGGGCGCTTCTTCCACCCGGAAAAAACGGGAGATTTCGATGGCGCAAAGATCATGATGATCCCCACAGATCGGAGCACAGGGCAATTTCTTTCCCACCCGCAAGCCGTGAGCACCTCTCAGGTGCCAGATGTATGGGGGCCCCCAGGCGTCCTCTCAGCTTCCTCCAATGGAAATTGGATAGGGACTGTTTTGAGCAGTCGCACGAGCGACGTCTATGTAGCGGAGATTCATTGGCCTGGACCCACACTAATAAAAGCGACGCGGCTGACTGATCACTCGAGGAATAACTATCCTCATACATGGACTCCCAATGGCGATGCGGTCTTATTTGATCGGAATGATCGCAACGCCGTCATCGGTAAAGAGCGACTGGGAGAAGCCAAGATGGAGGTTGTGGCGCAACTGCCTAATATAGCGGCTATGGCTGAATTCAGCCCAGACGGCAAGTGGATCCTCTTCACGGAATTTGCCGGATCGCCGAGTCATGCAGTCGGCATATTCAGTGTCCCTTCGGAAGGCGGAAAACCAACGCAACTCCATACGACGGGCACCATCGAAGAATTCCACTGCCCGACTTCCTCCAAGGGATCTTGTGTGATGCGAGAGACGAACGACAATCAAGAATCTGTGTTCTATGCCCTTGATCCCGTTCAAGGTATGCAACAGGAAGTTGCCCGCATCCCCTGGGAACCAAACATACTCGGTGATTGGTCCGTCTCTCCGGATGGAGCGATCGTAGCTATCGCAAATCACGACCCCGAAAATCCAGATATTCAATTAGTTCCTCTTTCACCTCATCGCTCAATACAGCCATCCACGATTCCAGTGCCTGGTTTTGGTGCCATGCGCGGAGTGACCTGGGCTTCCGATGCAAAGGGGTTCTTTGTGGAAACGAAGACAACGACCAGCTACAACCTTCTATACGTCAATCAAGCTGGACACGTCACGCTCCTGCGCCAAAGTCCTATTGCAATTTGGGGTGTCCCTTCGCGCGATGGCAAAAAGCTGGCCTTCCCCAGCCTGACTGTCACCAGCAATGTTTGGGCAGGCCGCACATCGCCCCCGTAA
- a CDS encoding DUF5107 domain-containing protein produces MKFLRPVFVLLLFGLLSPSVLASSAQSNSCSIKPGRYLGWDSQTVANHWVTLIFVPQLGGRLMQVEFNGHSYLFSNPQFRGKYISPAEAKGDWINYGGDKVWPMPEGSQDEHHWVIQSTAIDDLPYRFETIAQGERCTVRLTGQPDKITGMRIVRTITLGADSPEIRFHAVMENATRHPITWSIQSVSQYDLADPAHPEDFNHDFWAYTPRSANSSFPDGYHVRYGLAEDPAFSTNDDLFRLHWSYFGNEVWLDSTAGWLTIVDKTSRYGMVEHFSFTKSADYPGKTTVIFYKNGPHVQFDKKGIASIRGASPDTTPYYMEAEINSPIVSLAPGESYAFDTTWHPIAIASEPKLVSDPGVVTSALSATSQLGGITLRGDFSVFFPGRLVAVVYNSGGAEISRNELASVDPAQPVQLNTNLPVTSEAHRVALKLLSDSGEDWGTLASAIIETNGTIK; encoded by the coding sequence ATGAAGTTTCTTCGTCCTGTTTTTGTCTTGCTTCTCTTCGGCCTATTGTCGCCTTCAGTGTTGGCATCTTCTGCTCAATCCAACTCATGCTCGATCAAGCCCGGTAGATATCTTGGATGGGATTCGCAGACGGTTGCCAATCATTGGGTCACATTGATCTTTGTGCCGCAACTCGGAGGCAGGCTGATGCAGGTTGAATTCAACGGCCACTCCTACCTCTTCTCGAACCCGCAATTTCGGGGCAAATACATCTCACCTGCTGAGGCCAAGGGCGACTGGATCAACTATGGTGGCGACAAGGTCTGGCCCATGCCCGAGGGCAGCCAGGATGAGCATCACTGGGTCATCCAGTCCACTGCTATCGATGATCTTCCATATCGTTTCGAGACGATCGCTCAGGGGGAACGCTGTACAGTTCGTCTTACCGGCCAGCCCGACAAGATCACTGGTATGCGCATCGTTCGCACCATCACGTTAGGCGCGGATTCGCCAGAGATCCGCTTTCATGCCGTGATGGAAAATGCGACACGGCATCCCATTACCTGGTCAATCCAATCTGTTTCGCAATATGATCTTGCCGACCCCGCTCATCCAGAAGACTTCAATCACGATTTCTGGGCCTATACACCACGCAGTGCCAATTCTTCGTTTCCCGATGGCTATCATGTGCGTTATGGTCTTGCCGAAGACCCCGCTTTCTCTACGAACGACGATCTCTTTCGGCTTCATTGGTCTTACTTTGGCAATGAGGTCTGGCTCGATAGCACTGCGGGTTGGCTTACTATCGTCGACAAGACCAGCCGGTATGGCATGGTTGAACATTTCTCTTTTACGAAATCCGCGGATTATCCCGGCAAGACGACGGTTATTTTCTATAAGAACGGACCCCACGTTCAGTTCGATAAGAAAGGGATTGCATCTATCAGGGGAGCCTCGCCGGATACGACGCCCTACTACATGGAGGCAGAAATTAATTCGCCTATTGTCTCGCTTGCCCCAGGCGAAAGCTATGCCTTCGACACGACTTGGCATCCGATTGCAATCGCATCGGAACCGAAGCTGGTCTCTGATCCAGGCGTTGTGACTTCAGCTCTGTCTGCGACATCCCAGCTTGGAGGAATCACCCTGCGGGGAGATTTCTCTGTATTTTTTCCTGGCCGCCTTGTTGCTGTTGTCTATAACTCGGGAGGGGCTGAGATCAGTCGCAACGAACTTGCTTCAGTAGACCCGGCACAACCAGTTCAACTCAATACGAACTTGCCCGTTACTTCGGAGGCCCATCGGGTCGCGCTCAAGCTGCTTAGTGATTCGGGAGAAGACTGGGGAACACTTGCCAGCGCCATCATCGAGACGAATGGCACCATCAAGTGA